One genomic window of Moorella glycerini includes the following:
- the hydE gene encoding [FeFe] hydrogenase H-cluster radical SAM maturase HydE, whose amino-acid sequence MRTEFTASLERAAAGEELTREDIINLLAAAPGAEEEALYRLADGVRARVAGDEVHLRGVIEFSNYCRRHCCYCGLRADNAKLQRYRLMPEDIVAVARRGAELGYGTIVLQSGEDPWYTGPVLAGIIREIKKLGVAVTLCVGERRRDEYALWREAGADRYLLKHETANAALYACLHPGMSWQERRQCLLWLRELGYQVGSGNIIGLPGQTLADLADDLILLRRLDVEMAGLGPFIPHPATPLAGEPAGSLDLTYRVIATARLVIPYAHLPATTAVGTLAPNGRQLALQRGANVIMPNLTPTRYRADYQIYPNKICVNEGPEDCRHCLEGMVRALGRRLGRGPGHTLKPLPAR is encoded by the coding sequence GTGCGAACGGAATTTACTGCCAGTTTAGAAAGAGCGGCTGCTGGGGAAGAACTCACCAGGGAAGACATTATAAACCTGCTGGCCGCGGCCCCCGGCGCCGAAGAAGAGGCCCTCTACCGGCTGGCGGACGGCGTCCGGGCCCGGGTGGCCGGGGACGAGGTCCACCTGCGCGGCGTCATCGAGTTTTCAAATTACTGTCGCCGCCACTGTTGTTACTGCGGCCTCCGCGCTGATAACGCGAAGTTACAGCGATACCGCTTAATGCCGGAAGATATTGTCGCTGTCGCCAGGCGCGGGGCGGAACTGGGTTACGGGACCATCGTCCTCCAGTCGGGGGAAGACCCCTGGTATACAGGCCCGGTCCTGGCCGGGATAATCAGGGAAATAAAAAAGCTGGGGGTAGCCGTAACCTTATGCGTCGGGGAGAGGAGGCGGGATGAATACGCCCTGTGGCGGGAGGCCGGGGCCGACCGCTACCTTTTGAAGCATGAGACGGCCAATGCCGCTCTCTACGCCTGCCTCCACCCCGGTATGAGCTGGCAGGAACGCCGCCAGTGCCTCCTGTGGCTGCGGGAACTGGGATACCAGGTAGGCTCGGGGAACATCATCGGCCTGCCGGGCCAGACCCTGGCCGACCTGGCCGATGATTTAATCCTCCTGCGGCGGCTGGACGTGGAAATGGCAGGCCTGGGTCCTTTTATCCCCCACCCGGCAACGCCCCTGGCGGGAGAACCGGCCGGCAGCCTAGATCTGACCTACCGGGTGATTGCCACTGCCAGGCTAGTTATCCCCTATGCCCACCTGCCGGCTACCACCGCGGTGGGCACCCTGGCTCCCAACGGGCGCCAGCTGGCCCTGCAGCGGGGGGCGAACGTCATCATGCCTAACCTGACCCCGACCCGCTACCGGGCTGATTACCAGATCTACCCCAATAAGATTTGCGTCAACGAAGGCCCGGAAGACTGCCGCCACTGCCTGGAAGGCATGGTGCGCGCCTTAGGGAGGCGGCTGGGGCGGGGACCGGGACACACCTTGAAGCCCTTGCCGGCCCGGTGA
- a CDS encoding TM1266 family iron-only hydrogenase system putative regulator has product MENRLGVVGIVIEDREHTAARVNAILSDYGHCIVGRMGIPYRERGVAVIALIVDGTTDTIGALTGKLGSLPGVKVRAALTGKEK; this is encoded by the coding sequence ATGGAAAACCGCCTGGGAGTTGTGGGCATAGTAATCGAAGATCGCGAACATACTGCCGCCAGGGTTAATGCCATCCTTAGCGATTACGGCCACTGCATCGTAGGCCGCATGGGCATTCCCTACCGGGAGCGGGGCGTGGCCGTCATCGCCTTGATTGTGGACGGGACCACCGATACCATCGGCGCCCTGACGGGAAAGCTGGGCAGCCTTCCAGGGGTTAAAGTACGGGCGGCCCTGACGGGGAAAGAGAAGTAA
- a CDS encoding 6-phosphofructokinase encodes MPKRLGILTGGGDCPGLNAVIRAATKTANSHGYEMIGFLDGYTGVVEGRYIKLDPPAISGLLHRGGTILGTNNRSNPFYFPIKENGEVTYRDMSDKAVARLEQMGIEVLLVVGGDGTLAGARDFKAKGARVIGIPKTIDNDLAATDQTFGFDTAVRTATEALDKLHTTAESHHRVMVLELMGRYTGWIALYSGLAGGADVILIPEIPWRIEGVLKKIEARRAEGKPFSIVVVAEGAKSPEGELVVQRQVEGSVERVRLGGIGQLVGKLIEEKSGIETRVTVLGHIQRGGSPSSYDRVLATRFGVAAAELAVQGFHGVMVCLQGNAITHVSLEEAVGKPRTIPLDHQLLTTARAIGISFGE; translated from the coding sequence TTGCCCAAACGCTTGGGTATCCTTACCGGCGGCGGTGACTGCCCCGGCCTCAATGCCGTCATCCGGGCGGCAACAAAAACGGCCAATAGCCATGGTTACGAAATGATCGGTTTTCTCGACGGTTATACCGGGGTGGTGGAAGGGCGTTATATCAAACTGGACCCGCCGGCCATCTCCGGCCTCCTGCACCGGGGCGGCACCATCCTGGGGACCAACAACCGCAGCAATCCCTTTTATTTTCCCATTAAAGAAAACGGTGAGGTTACTTACCGTGATATGTCGGATAAGGCCGTGGCGCGCCTGGAGCAAATGGGCATCGAAGTGCTGCTGGTAGTGGGCGGCGACGGTACCCTGGCCGGGGCCAGGGATTTCAAGGCTAAGGGGGCGCGGGTAATCGGTATCCCCAAAACCATCGACAACGACCTGGCGGCCACCGACCAGACCTTCGGCTTCGACACGGCGGTGAGGACGGCCACCGAGGCCCTGGATAAGCTACATACCACAGCCGAATCCCATCACCGGGTCATGGTCCTGGAACTCATGGGCCGCTATACCGGCTGGATTGCCCTCTACAGCGGCCTGGCCGGCGGGGCCGATGTGATCCTGATACCGGAAATCCCCTGGCGGATTGAAGGGGTGCTGAAAAAAATAGAAGCCCGCCGGGCGGAAGGTAAACCTTTCAGCATCGTCGTTGTCGCCGAGGGGGCTAAATCGCCGGAAGGCGAACTGGTGGTCCAGCGCCAGGTGGAAGGAAGCGTGGAGAGGGTGCGCCTGGGCGGCATCGGCCAGCTGGTAGGGAAGCTAATCGAAGAAAAGAGCGGCATTGAAACCCGGGTGACCGTCCTGGGCCATATCCAGCGGGGCGGCTCGCCATCGTCCTACGACCGGGTCTTGGCCACCCGCTTCGGCGTGGCGGCAGCAGAGCTGGCCGTCCAGGGCTTCCACGGCGTTATGGTCTGCCTGCAGGGCAACGCCATCACCCACGTATCCCTAGAGGAAGCCGTCGGCAAGCCCCGGACCATCCCTCTGGACCACCAGCTCCTGACCACGGCGCGGGCGATAGGGATCAGCTTCGGAGAATGA
- a CDS encoding uroporphyrinogen decarboxylase family protein: protein MNAYQRVMGLLDGKEIDRLPVAPILMAFAAHYYGKTYRDYYLDYRVLVESYLRSWRDFDFDMVMVISDPFRETEGFGTQFEYPEEGVPVMREHLLKKLEEMVNLKEPDPRTARRMRDRLQAIEYFRREIGSEVPIVGWVEGPFAEAADLRGVQELMLDLMDAPEMVKELLEITLRAGLNFAREQVRAGADLIGIGDAAASLVSPLMYEEVVLPYEQRLIEGIHAAGAKVKLHICGNTTNLLPFMAQTGADIIDLDWMVDLKLAREHFGDKICICGNVDPVAVLLQGRPEEIRRAAYQCIQDAGHPFILSPGCEVPAATPPENLLALCRVPKEITREQIIAS, encoded by the coding sequence TTGAACGCCTATCAAAGAGTCATGGGTTTACTGGACGGTAAAGAGATTGACCGGTTACCGGTAGCGCCAATCTTGATGGCCTTCGCGGCCCATTACTATGGAAAAACTTATCGCGATTATTACCTTGATTACCGGGTGCTGGTGGAAAGTTATCTGCGTAGCTGGCGAGATTTTGACTTTGATATGGTTATGGTCATTTCCGATCCATTCCGGGAAACGGAGGGCTTTGGTACTCAATTTGAATACCCGGAAGAGGGTGTCCCGGTAATGAGGGAGCACCTGTTAAAAAAATTGGAGGAAATGGTCAATCTAAAAGAGCCCGACCCGCGCACGGCCCGGCGAATGCGGGACCGCCTGCAAGCTATAGAGTATTTCCGCCGGGAAATAGGCAGCGAGGTGCCGATTGTCGGCTGGGTGGAAGGGCCCTTCGCCGAGGCGGCCGACCTGCGGGGTGTCCAGGAATTAATGCTGGATCTTATGGATGCCCCGGAAATGGTTAAGGAGTTGCTGGAGATAACCTTAAGGGCGGGCCTCAATTTTGCCCGCGAGCAGGTCAGAGCGGGAGCCGACCTGATCGGTATCGGCGATGCGGCCGCTTCTCTGGTTTCTCCCCTCATGTACGAGGAAGTAGTTTTACCCTATGAACAGCGTCTAATTGAGGGCATTCACGCCGCCGGGGCGAAAGTAAAGCTTCATATTTGCGGCAATACCACCAACCTATTGCCATTTATGGCACAAACCGGTGCCGACATTATTGACCTGGACTGGATGGTAGATCTAAAATTGGCCCGGGAACATTTTGGCGATAAGATCTGCATCTGCGGCAACGTGGACCCGGTGGCGGTCCTGCTCCAGGGCAGGCCGGAAGAAATTCGCCGGGCCGCCTACCAGTGTATCCAGGACGCCGGCCATCCCTTTATCCTCAGCCCGGGCTGCGAAGTGCCTGCGGCCACCCCGCCTGAGAATTTGCTGGCCTTATGCCGGGTACCGAAAGAAATAACGCGGGAGCAAATTATAGCCAGCTAA
- a CDS encoding sugar ABC transporter permease, whose protein sequence is MAKILKRTGIGESRLIDIQAYTMIAALVAIWVIFYLLTEGTYLTPRNLALLFRQMAVVSILTMGVLMLIIGGHLDLSVGSVMGFTGAIAAILHVNFGWDPLASIVVALATGIIIGVWQGFWVAIKKVPAFIVTLGGMMIFRGALLGITHGNTIAPLSKEFKVIGQGYLSPSISLTLAVICIIAVIFLLVNGRRQRIRYGFKVETPPAFLLKLILYCGLIFTFVLIMNQYEGVPIPVLVVLGLAILLTFITTKTQFGRYVYAMGGNQEAARLSGINTEKITFILFVVSGLFASIASIILTARLNAATTSAGLGAELDAVAAAVIGGTSLSGGIGSVPRAIVGALVMASLDNGMSLMNVEVFYQQMLKGLILILAVWLDTSTKQKSITS, encoded by the coding sequence ATGGCGAAAATTTTAAAGCGAACAGGCATCGGAGAGAGCCGGCTCATTGACATTCAGGCCTATACCATGATTGCGGCCCTGGTGGCCATCTGGGTTATCTTTTATTTGCTAACGGAGGGGACTTACTTAACACCGCGAAATCTTGCATTATTATTCAGGCAGATGGCGGTGGTTTCAATTTTAACTATGGGTGTCCTGATGTTGATCATCGGTGGACATTTAGATCTCTCAGTCGGTTCAGTAATGGGCTTTACAGGGGCCATAGCAGCCATTCTCCATGTAAATTTTGGCTGGGACCCGCTGGCGTCAATTGTAGTTGCCCTGGCCACCGGAATTATCATTGGTGTCTGGCAGGGTTTCTGGGTAGCTATCAAGAAAGTACCGGCATTTATTGTTACCTTGGGCGGTATGATGATCTTTCGTGGTGCTTTGTTAGGTATAACCCACGGCAACACTATTGCTCCTTTAAGTAAAGAATTTAAGGTAATAGGCCAGGGGTACCTGTCCCCTTCTATAAGTCTCACCCTGGCGGTTATATGTATAATTGCTGTTATCTTTTTGTTAGTTAATGGTCGCCGCCAGAGAATACGCTACGGTTTTAAGGTTGAGACACCACCGGCATTTCTCTTAAAATTGATACTCTATTGCGGCCTGATATTCACCTTTGTCCTAATCATGAACCAGTATGAGGGTGTGCCCATCCCGGTGCTGGTTGTATTGGGTTTGGCCATTCTACTAACATTTATCACCACCAAAACCCAGTTTGGTCGTTATGTTTACGCTATGGGTGGCAACCAGGAGGCTGCCAGGTTGTCAGGTATTAATACTGAAAAAATTACCTTTATCCTTTTTGTTGTATCCGGACTTTTTGCTTCTATAGCAAGCATTATCCTTACGGCACGGTTGAACGCAGCTACTACCTCGGCGGGGCTGGGGGCCGAATTAGACGCCGTCGCGGCTGCAGTTATAGGCGGTACCAGCCTTTCCGGTGGAATTGGTTCCGTCCCGCGGGCCATTGTCGGTGCTCTGGTTATGGCCAGCCTGGACAACGGTATGAGTCTTATGAACGTAGAGGTATTTTATCAGCAAATGTTAAAGGGGTTAATTCTTATCCTGGCAGTATGGCTTGATACAAGTACCAAACAGAAAAGCATTACCAGCTGA
- a CDS encoding xylose ABC transporter ATP-binding protein, producing the protein MGEYIIEMRNISKSFPGVRALQDVNLLVKRGEIHGLCGENGAGKSTLMKILSGVYPYGSYEGEILIEGEVQQFHSVKDSEKAGIAIIYQELTLIKEMDVGENIFLGGEPNKKGVINYNELYHRAQKLLAEFHVDLNVHSKIKDLGIAQQQLVEIAKALLKNARILILDEPTAALTEKEIEQLMTILRNLKQKGVSCIYISHKLSEVKRITDRITVLRDGKTIATQDTKDLTEDKIIKMMVGRELTERFPKEKFNTGETVFEVKNLSVFDWEKNKPVVDNVSFRVRRGEILGIAGLMGAGRTELIMSIFGAIKGTKHGEIYLEGRRVRINSPADAIRLGLGLVSEDRKRFGLILQQSVQKNISLAGLNRIARYGIINSNEEFKACNEKVRELRIKTPSLETRVNNLSGGNQQKIILARWLLTNPRVLFLDEPTRGIDVGAKYEIYNIMNELVRKGVGIVMVSSELPEIMGMCDRILVMQKGRLVGEFMRDEATQEKIMACATGGYW; encoded by the coding sequence ATGGGAGAATATATAATCGAAATGCGTAATATCAGTAAGAGTTTCCCAGGCGTGAGGGCTCTCCAGGACGTTAACTTGCTGGTAAAGCGGGGCGAGATCCACGGCCTATGTGGGGAAAACGGAGCAGGTAAATCTACGTTAATGAAAATATTGAGTGGTGTCTATCCCTACGGGAGCTACGAAGGAGAAATCCTTATTGAAGGAGAGGTACAACAATTCCACAGCGTCAAAGATTCGGAGAAGGCCGGCATAGCCATCATCTATCAGGAACTAACATTAATCAAAGAAATGGATGTTGGCGAGAATATCTTTTTAGGCGGCGAACCGAATAAAAAAGGGGTTATTAACTATAATGAGCTCTACCACCGTGCCCAGAAGTTATTGGCCGAATTTCACGTTGACCTCAATGTTCACAGTAAAATTAAAGACCTGGGCATAGCCCAGCAACAGTTAGTCGAAATCGCCAAAGCCCTTTTAAAAAATGCCAGGATCCTTATTCTTGATGAGCCCACTGCCGCGCTAACAGAGAAAGAGATAGAGCAACTAATGACTATCCTGCGGAATCTGAAACAAAAAGGTGTATCCTGTATTTATATCTCCCATAAACTGTCTGAGGTAAAGAGAATAACCGATAGAATAACGGTTTTGCGGGATGGTAAGACCATCGCCACCCAAGATACAAAGGATTTAACCGAGGATAAGATTATCAAAATGATGGTTGGCAGAGAGTTAACTGAGCGTTTCCCTAAAGAGAAATTTAACACCGGGGAAACAGTTTTTGAAGTTAAAAACCTCTCGGTGTTTGATTGGGAAAAAAACAAGCCGGTTGTCGATAATGTTAGTTTTCGGGTGCGCCGGGGCGAAATCTTGGGGATCGCTGGTCTCATGGGCGCCGGCAGGACAGAGCTTATTATGAGTATCTTCGGGGCCATCAAGGGCACCAAACATGGTGAGATTTACCTGGAAGGGCGCAGGGTCAGAATAAATTCTCCGGCCGATGCTATTAGGCTAGGCCTGGGGCTGGTCTCTGAGGATCGTAAACGTTTTGGTCTGATATTGCAGCAAAGCGTACAGAAAAATATAAGCTTGGCCGGATTGAACAGGATAGCCAGATATGGGATTATAAATTCTAATGAAGAGTTTAAGGCTTGCAATGAAAAAGTACGTGAATTGAGAATAAAAACGCCTTCCCTGGAAACCCGCGTGAATAATCTCAGCGGCGGCAATCAGCAAAAAATTATTCTCGCGCGCTGGTTACTAACCAATCCCAGAGTGCTATTTTTAGACGAACCTACCCGCGGTATCGATGTTGGTGCTAAGTACGAGATATACAATATTATGAATGAACTGGTGCGTAAGGGTGTAGGCATCGTCATGGTATCTTCGGAACTTCCGGAGATAATGGGCATGTGCGATAGGATCCTGGTCATGCAAAAGGGGCGCCTTGTGGGTGAATTTATGAGGGATGAAGCGACTCAAGAAAAGATAATGGCTTGCGCCACTGGAGGTTATTGGTAA